The following nucleotide sequence is from bacterium.
ATCACGGTGCCGAGGAGCGCCGCGATGAGCGCGGTGAATCCGCCGATGAACGCGACTATCAAAAGCGTCGTGTTTGACGCTTGCACAATCGGGTAAACGCGGCCGAGGAGATAAACGCCGGCGGACACCATCGTGGCCGCGTGGATCATCGCGGAGACGGGCGTCGGGCCTTCCATGGCGTCCGGAAGCCAAACATGCAGCGGGAACTGCGCGCTCTTGCCGACCGTGCCCATGAACAATCCCAGTCCGGCGAGCGTGACCCAGGTTTTGACAGAGCCTTCCGCCGCGGCGCCAATCGGGAAAGCCGCCCAGATGCGGTCGAAGTCGAAGCTTCCCACGAGGACGAACGTAAGGACGATGCCGAGGAAGAATCCGACGTCGCCGATGCGCGTCGTGATGAACGCTTTTTTGCAGGCGGCCATCGCGGTTTCCTTTTCGTACCAGAAGCCGATCAGCAGGTAGCTGCACAGCCCCATCAACTCCCAGAACACGTAAAGGAACAAGAGCCCGCCCGCCATGACCAGCCCCATCATGGACGCCGTGAAAAGACAGATGAACGCGTGAAAACGCGGGAAGCGCTTGTCGCCGCGCATGTATCCGACGGAATACAGATGTATAAGGAAGCACGTGAGCGACGCCATGAAAAGCACCATCGCCGCGATCCGGTCGAGCCGGATGTTGTAGCGGATGGCGGTTACCTGCTGGTGGAAGTCGGGATGCAGGTCGAGCGCATGTTCCCCGCCTGCGCCGCCGTGCGAATCAGCGGCGTGTTCCGGCGACAGCACCGCGCTTTTGATCGCGCGCGCGAACGAAGAATCGGAAATGCCGGACACGCTGGGCAGGTTGAAAAGCTCGATGCTTTCTTCGTAGATATAGCCGGCCGGCTTGCCCATCATCGCGACGAACGCCATTATTCCGAAGAACGCGGAAATCGCGGTGACGAGCGCGGATAGATTCCCGCTCCAGCGGTCCTTCAGCACCTTCGAAAAAAACGTGATGAGGACGAACCCCGCGAACGGGAACAGCGGAATGAAAATCGCCTTTTCCAGGAAGAAATCCATCTACCGCTCCCTTACCACCTCATCAGGTCTGCGTCTTCGACCATGACCGATTGCCTTATCCTGTAAAACGCCACGATGATCGCCAGCCCGATAGCGGCCTCCGCGGCCGCGATGATGATTACGAAAATAGCGAAAATCTGCCCGACGGGACTCCATACATCCTCGATGCTGGTGAACGCCGCGCGGGTTTGCTTGAGCCCCCAGATGTTGTTGAAAGCGACGAAGTTGATGTTGACCGCGTTGAGCATCAGCTCAAGGCTCATCAGTACGCTGATCGCGTTGCGCCTGACGATTACGCCGAAGAATCCGATAGCGAATATCGCCGCCGCGACCAAAAGGTAATGGTGGATCGAAACCGTGGAAAAAACGTACCACGCGTTCTGCAGCGCGTTCTCCGACGTCATCGCCGCATCCCAGTTGCGCAGTACGAAAAGCTGATCAGGGCTCATGTTTGCTCCCTTCCGGTTTTGCAAGGACTATGCTTCCTATAAGCGCCATCAAAAGAAGCACGGACGCGATTTCGAACGGCAAAGAATAGGTGGACATAAGCGACCAGCCGACAACCGTCGTGTTGTCGAGCTTCTCCGGAACCTGCGCGAACCAAGCGGGGATGAACGGAATCATTCCGATTTCCACGAACGAGGTCATTCCCGAAACGAACGCGGTCACTCCGAACAGGATCGCGGACGCGATGGCGCCCGGTATCAGGTACGCGTTCGTCTGCACGATGTTGCGCCGCATTATCTTTTGCGACAAAAGGATCGCGAAGATGATGAGCACCATGATCGCGCCGACGTAGATGACCACCTGGACCATCGCGAGGAATTCGGCGTTCAGCAGAACGAAGTATCCCGCAATCGCGAACAGGCACACGATCATGGAAAGCGCGCTGTGGAAGATGTTGCGAAGAAGGACCACGCCGAGCGCGCCCAGCACCGCGAACACGGTGAAAAGCGCAAAGTAAACCGTGACCAGGTTGCTTACCGTCACTTGGCCTCCCCCGCGGCTTCCTTCAGCCGTTTGGTGTTTTCGTAATATTCGCCGAGTATGTCAAGGACGAGGTCGTTGCGCGTGAAGCTTGAATATGCGTATTCGGTTGAATGCCTTATCGCGCCCGTCGGGCAAACGTCTTCGCACAGCCCGCAGAAGCTGCACCGCGAGTTGTCCAGGATGAAACCGGTAAGCACAAGCTTTTTGGTTTCGGGATTGCGGACGCTTTCGATCGCGATCAGACGGTCGGGGCAGATCTTCTCGCAGGCCTTGCACGCGATGCAAAGGTGCTCGCCCTTCTCGTCGAACGCAAGCATGTGCCGGCCGCGGAAAATGGGCGAGAGGTCGGGTTTTTCTTCCGGGTATTGCTCGGTTATCGGCCTGCGCCCGAAGTGGACGAGCGTCACTTTCATTCCCAGCAGAATCGAGACGAGCATCTCGTGCCACAAAGCGACGTTGCGCGCGAACCTGGTCAGCACCCATGAAAAAGACTCGTATCCCAGCGCGAGCACAAGGAGGAAAATCGCGAGGTACAGCGCGATCACGCCGAGGTTGATCTCCTCCATTCCCAGCCAGTCCGTTTTTCCCACAATCGAAAAGTTGCTCATCCTCTCCAGGATGATATTGAACGGATCGATCAAAACGTAACTGACCGCGGACAGCCCGAGAAACCAGAACCAGCGCGCCGCCCTGGGATTGGCGCGCCCCCATTCGGTCCACGACGTGAAAACGCCCGCCAGAAACCAGTAAAGCGCAAGTAAGGCGGCGGTGAAAATCAACAGAGGAGGCAGAAACAAGGCGAACAGCCCGAACGTTATCTCGTCGACGTCCAGCGCCTGTCCGTAGAAAACCGCCATCGACGCGTACAGACACCAGAAGAACCCGAATATGACAGCGATCGCGACAACGAGGCCGCGCGTTGTCGGCAGCACGTTCTCGTGGCGCTCGGACGGATCGAGCCTGTCGAGCACTTCCTCGACTATGCCAACCTTGTGCTTTTCCGGCCGCATTTCGCGTTCGATGTCAGACATGCGCTGGATGCTCACCTCCGGAGGAGGCGCGCCACTGCGCCTCGAGCGCAATGGACCGCTTTATCCCCCTCTTCACCTTTATAAGCGTGTAAATTATTCCCCACGCGAAGAGAAGCACGAAAATCGAATAAATAACGAAGAACAGCTTGCCGGAATACGGCAACGCGTCGTAAGCCTCCAGGTACCACGCCCATTTGAGGACGCCGGGGCCTTCAAGCTCCTTCACTTGGAACGGCCGGAATCCGGGTTCTTCCACAGCGGTCTCGCCGACCGTCCTTACGCTTGTTCCGATGGAATGCTCCGCCGAAATGGAATGGCTGGAAATCACCGAGCTCCCAAGGTACCACGGATGCTGGTAAACCATTCCGAGTCCGACGATCGTCATATGAAGGATTGAAACCGGAACGAGAAACTTCCACGCGAATCCCATCAGCTGGTCGACGCGGAATCTGGGAAGCGTCGCGCGCAGCCAGATGAAGACGAACACCATCAGGTAGGTTTTGAGGAAAAACCAAAACAGGCTGGTGAACCACAGCCCGCCGTAGCCGAGGAACATCGGCCCTTTCCATCCGCCCAGGAAGCACGTCGTCACTATCGCGCTCACGACGAAAACGTTCGTGTATTCCGCAAGAAAGAACAGCGCGAACTTCATTCCGCTGTACTCGATGTGGAATCCCGCGACGAGCTCGCTTTCGGCCTCCGGCAGGTCGAACGGGCTGCGGTTCGTTTCGGCCACTCCGCATATCAGGTAAATCAGAAATCCGGCAAACTGCGGAATCAAATTCCAAATCAATGTCTGGCTGTGCACGATGTCCACGAGCGAAGTCGAGCCGGCCGTCATCACGACTCCGATAAGCGCGACGACCATCGGCACTTCGTAGCTGATTATCTGGGCTGCGTTTCGCACCGCGCTTATCAGCGCGTATTTGTTGTTCGAGCCCCAGCCCGCCATTATGAATCCGATGAGCGCGACCGAAGATACCGCGAGCAAATAAAGCACGCCGACGTTGAGGTCTTTTACGATGAAAACGTGATACTTGCCGCCGGCGATCGCCGCGCCGTACGGAATCACGACGAACGCCATGAGCGCGGGTACGAACACCGCGAACGGCGCGACGTTGTAAACGACCGGATCCGCCGAAAGCGGCATTATGTCTTCTTTCTGAAGAAGCTTCAGCGCGTCGGCTATCGTTTGAAGCAGTCCCTGCGGGCCGACGCGGTTCGGGCCGAGCCTGAGCTGGAAAAATCCGATGATGCGCCGCTCGAAAAGGACGACGAAAAGAACCGTAACCACGATGAACAGGACGACGACGAGAAACGCGACGAACTGGTTGACGCCGCCCGCCCACGCCGCCGCGGCGTCCGGCGGCATCCCCCAGCCGGTGAAC
It contains:
- the nuoH gene encoding NADH-quinone oxidoreductase subunit NuoH; amino-acid sequence: MPPDAAAAWAGGVNQFVAFLVVVLFIVVTVLFVVLFERRIIGFFQLRLGPNRVGPQGLLQTIADALKLLQKEDIMPLSADPVVYNVAPFAVFVPALMAFVVIPYGAAIAGGKYHVFIVKDLNVGVLYLLAVSSVALIGFIMAGWGSNNKYALISAVRNAAQIISYEVPMVVALIGVVMTAGSTSLVDIVHSQTLIWNLIPQFAGFLIYLICGVAETNRSPFDLPEAESELVAGFHIEYSGMKFALFFLAEYTNVFVVSAIVTTCFLGGWKGPMFLGYGGLWFTSLFWFFLKTYLMVFVFIWLRATLPRFRVDQLMGFAWKFLVPVSILHMTIVGLGMVYQHPWYLGSSVISSHSISAEHSIGTSVRTVGETAVEEPGFRPFQVKELEGPGVLKWAWYLEAYDALPYSGKLFFVIYSIFVLLFAWGIIYTLIKVKRGIKRSIALEAQWRASSGGEHPAHV
- the nuoK gene encoding NADH-quinone oxidoreductase subunit NuoK, translated to MTSENALQNAWYVFSTVSIHHYLLVAAAIFAIGFFGVIVRRNAISVLMSLELMLNAVNINFVAFNNIWGLKQTRAAFTSIEDVWSPVGQIFAIFVIIIAAAEAAIGLAIIVAFYRIRQSVMVEDADLMRW
- a CDS encoding NADH-quinone oxidoreductase subunit J; this translates as MTVSNLVTVYFALFTVFAVLGALGVVLLRNIFHSALSMIVCLFAIAGYFVLLNAEFLAMVQVVIYVGAIMVLIIFAILLSQKIMRRNIVQTNAYLIPGAIASAILFGVTAFVSGMTSFVEIGMIPFIPAWFAQVPEKLDNTTVVGWSLMSTYSLPFEIASVLLLMALIGSIVLAKPEGSKHEP
- a CDS encoding 4Fe-4S binding protein, with the protein product MSDIEREMRPEKHKVGIVEEVLDRLDPSERHENVLPTTRGLVVAIAVIFGFFWCLYASMAVFYGQALDVDEITFGLFALFLPPLLIFTAALLALYWFLAGVFTSWTEWGRANPRAARWFWFLGLSAVSYVLIDPFNIILERMSNFSIVGKTDWLGMEEINLGVIALYLAIFLLVLALGYESFSWVLTRFARNVALWHEMLVSILLGMKVTLVHFGRRPITEQYPEEKPDLSPIFRGRHMLAFDEKGEHLCIACKACEKICPDRLIAIESVRNPETKKLVLTGFILDNSRCSFCGLCEDVCPTGAIRHSTEYAYSSFTRNDLVLDILGEYYENTKRLKEAAGEAK